The following are encoded in a window of Panthera leo isolate Ple1 chromosome B2, P.leo_Ple1_pat1.1, whole genome shotgun sequence genomic DNA:
- the LOC122219431 gene encoding histone H2B type 1-J has protein sequence MPEPAKSAPAPKKGSKKAVTKAQKKDGKKRKRSRKESYSIYVYKVLKQVHPDTGISSKAMGIMNSFVNDIFERIAGEASRLAHYNKRSTITSREIQTAVRLLLPGELAKHAVSEGTKAVTKYTSAK, from the coding sequence ATGCCTGAACCGGCCAAATCCGCCCCGGCCCCGAAGAAGGGCTCCAAGAAGGCGGTGACCAAGGCGCAGAAGAAGGACGGCAAGAAGCGCAAGCGCAGCCGCAAGGAGAGCTATTCCATCTACGTGTACAAGGTACTGAAGCAGGTGCACCCCGACACCGGCATCTCGTCCAAGGCCATGGGCATCATGAACTCGTTCGTGAACGACATCTTCGAGCGCATCGCGGGCGAGGCGTCGCGCCTGGCGCATTACAACAAGCGCTCGACCATCACGTCCCGGGAGATCCAGACGGCCGTGCGCCTGCTGCTGCCCGGGGAGCTGGCCAAGCACGCCGTGTCCGAGGGCACCAAGGCCGTCACCAAGTACACCAGCGCCAAGTGA